The Acidimicrobiales bacterium genome contains the following window.
TGATCGACGAGGCTGTGGCGTTGGCGGAGTACGCAGGCCTGCGGGTGCTGCGCGCGGATGCACATCCGGGGGAGCGCGACTTCCCGTTCGGCGTGGTGCACCAGCTGTTCGACGTCGTCGTGCGCGGCGAGGGCGGCGCCGCGCTGCTCGACGGTCCTGCGGCGACGGCGCGGCCGCTGTTCGAGCCCGAGGCGGGCGTGCCTGCCCACGTCGACGACGGTCTGTACCCGCTGCTGCACGGCCTGTACTGGCTGGCGGTCAACCTGGCACAACCGGACCCCGTGCTGTTGGTGGTCGACGACGTGCAGTGGGTCGACGTCGCTTCGCTCCGCTTCCTCGTGTACCTGATCCACCGGTGCGCCGACTCGCCGGTGGTCGTGGTGCTCGGTTTGCGGCCCGACGCCGACGCGCCCGACGCCGAGCTGCTCGAGGAGCTGGGCACGCACCGCTCGATCACGATCCTCGAACCCCGCCCGCTGAGCAGCGACGCGGTGGCCGAGCTGGTCTCCGGCGAGCTGCCCGACGCGACCGCTGAGTTCAGCGAGGCGTGTGCGCGGTCCGCCGGCGGCAACCCGTTCCTGGTGGTCGAGCTGCTCCACTCGCTGCCGGAAGAAGTCACCGGCAGCCCCGCCGAAGTCGCCTTGGTCGCCGGTTTGGCGCCGCGCGCGGTCGTGCGGGCCGTCCATCAGCGCCTCGCCCGTCTGCCGCAGGCCACCTGGGACCTCGCGGCTGCGGTCGCGGTGCTCGGCGGGCCGGTCGACCTCGGTCTGGCGGCCCGGGTGGCCGGCCACCCCGCCGAGGAGGTCACGACCGCGCTCGACCGTCTGATCACGGCGCACGTGTTGGAACAAGAAGGCGGCGGCGGTCTGCGGTTCGTGCACGACGTCGTCGCTCAGGCGGTGCTCGCAGAGTTGGCCCCGGGCCGTCGTGCCGAGCTGGAGCTGCGAGCCGCCGTCGCGCACCACGAGCGAGGCTCCGCGGCTCCGCAGATCGCGGCCCACCTGTTGCACACGCCGGGCACGTCCGAGGTCTGGGCGGTCGACGCGCTGCGAGAGACCGCGGAGCAGGCTCGCCGCGAAGGTGTGCCGGACACGGCGGTCCGGTACCTGCGTCGGGCCATGGACGAGGACCTCGCCGACCCCGAGCTGCGCGGTGTGGTGCTCGCCGAGCTCGGAGAAGCGGAGTCGCTGTTGGGGTTCGACGAAGCGGTCGTCCATCTCGAGGCCGCGGTGCCGTTGGTGGCCGGCGGTCGGCGCGCCGCGGTGCTCCTCGCGCTGGGCCGGGCGCAGTCGATGGCGGGGCATGCAGGAGCGGCTGTGCGCAGCTTCGCCGCAGCAGCCGAGTCGGCGGTCGACCCCGACGTTCGCGCCATGGCGGAGGCCGACTGGGCGCTGTCGCTCATGGTCGGGCGCACGGACGTCGGCGACGTCGCGGCCGGCGATCCGAGCGCCGTGCCCGACCCGGACCTGCCCGAGCCCGGCGCCTCGCTCTCCGCCGGCGCCCGGGCCTCCTTGGCGCGGGTTGCGTTCGGGCGCTTCCGGGTGGGTGCGCCACACGCGGAAGTGGTGGCGCTCGCACGACGGTCCTACGACAACGGGCGGCTCGTGGCCGACGGCGGTGCACGCAGCCTGGCAACGGTGGGGCTTGCCGCGGTGGTGAGTTGGTCGGGCGAGCTGGAGTTGGGCCTCGAGCTGCTCGACGCGCTCGTCGCCGACGCTCGAGCCACGGGCGACAACATGGCCCTCGCATCGGCCACCTGCCTGCGGGCGTGGCTCCTCTTGGAGGTCGGCCGCTTGCGCGAGGCGCTGGTCGACATCGAGACGGCACTCGAAGCGCGGTCGTTCCGCTGGGCGCAGCTCGACGATGCGGCCACAGCGGTCGCCGCTTGGATCCATCTCGCGGCAGGTGACCACACGACGTCGGCCGAGGTGTTGGCGACCTTCCCCGACGACCATGCACGGATCGGGTTGGCGGCCCTGGTCGCCGGCGCCCGTGGTGACCTGGCGAGCGCGCGCGGCGACCATGGCCAGGCGCTGGGTCTGTACCGCCGGGCCGGCCGCCTGCTCGACGCCGCGGGCCTCCACAACCCCGCGGCGTTCCCGTGGCGCTCGCGGGCCGCGCATGCCGCCCACGCGATCGGCGACGATGCGGCGGTCGAGCTCGCACGCGAAGAGCTCCGCCTCGCCGAGTCCATCGGCACTTCCCGATCGTTGTGCCGGGCGCGCCTGGCGATGGCGGCGGTCGTCGAACCCGACGAAGCCCTCGTGTATGCCGAGTCGGCGGCGACCGGTGTCGACCCGGCGTGTGTCCTCGACCAGCTCCAAGCGCTCGTGGCCGAAGGCGGCGCACTGGTGCGGGTTGGTCGGCGCGACGAGGGCGGCGACCGCTTGCACGACGTGCTCGCCACCGCCGAGCGCATCGGGGCCCAGGCGGTGGCCGAGCTGGCGCGTCGTGAGCTCAACGCCGCCGGGTTCCGCCCGCGGCGTGGTGCGCGCTCCGGTGTCGAAGCGCTCACCCCGTCGGAGCGCCGGGTGACCGAGCTGGCCGCTGCGGGCCGGTCGAACCGCGAGATCGCCGACTTGTTGTACGTGACGATCAAGACGGTGGAGTTCCATCTCGGCAACGCCTACAACAAGTGCGGCGTGCGCACCCGCGGCGACCTGGCGGCGTTGCTCGACGCCTCGCCGCATGGCGACGATGGTCAGGTCCCCAGCGCCGACGCCGACCGCTCGCGCGCCGACAGGTCGGGCGCGAACCAGCCGGGTCCGGGTGGGTCGGGTCCGGGTCTGTCGGCGACCGGCCGCTCGCGCGGCGGTGAGTCGGGTCCGGGTGAGTCGGATGGCGGTGGGTCGGCGACCGGCGGGTCGGATGGCGGTGAGTCGGGCCCCGGTCACGACACCTTGTCGACGCCGTCCCCCCGGGCCAGCTGACCCGGGCCACCCAACCCCAACCCCACCCGCAACCCCAAACCGATCGTGGTGTGAGCAGTTGACCACCCAGGAGGTGGCCAAGGGGGCGAGTCGATAGGCGAGCCGACCCATCAACACGGCGCCTGTTGGCCAGGTGCGGCCTGGCGAATCGAACGGTGACCCGTGACTCGGGCGACCCATCCGCGCAGGTCCGAAGTGCTCACAGCGGGAGGGGGGTGGGGGTCATCGATCGGGGGCGGCCGGGTCCTTTAGGGTCGAGTGGATGGTCGTCGTGGTGGTGGTGCTCGCCGTGCTCGCGGCGGCGCTGGGCGGAGGCCTCGCGTTCGAGTACGTGAAGGCTCACCGTGCGGCAGCCCAATTCGCCACCGCTGAGAGCCGGGCCGCGGACGCAGAGGGCGACGCGGCGCAGGCCCGGGCCGACGCCGAGGCCGCGCAGCAGAAAGCCACGCAGGCCGAGGACGCTGCCCGCACGGCCAAGGAGCAGGCGCAGTCCCAGGAGCACGCCCGTCAGAACCTCGATGCCAAGCTCCAGGCGGCCGAGTCGCGCGCCGACGTGGCCGAACGCCGCACGGCCGAGGTCGAAGAGCGGCTGGCCGGCCTCACCGCCGCGCCGACGCCAGCGCAACTGGCCGCCTCGGCGCCGGTCGCCGCGGGAGCGGTCGTCGACACCGGGCTCGTCAACCCCGACCTGTTGTGGGCGTTCGAGTTGGTGCGCACGTCACGAACGTGGCGGTACTCGGTGGCCGTCGGACCCGACGACCCCTCGCCGTTCGGGCCCGACGATGACCCGTTGCGGGTGGCCATCGAAGTCGAGGCTGCGGCGTTGCGCGAGGAGTCGGGCACGGAGATCGGCCTGGACTGGGACCTGCCGATGCGGCTCGACACTTCGCGGTCGTTGATCGTGCTGCGAGCATCGCAAGAGACCCTTGCCGCCGCGGCACGGCTCGCCGACACGGTGGTGCTCGGTGTGCTGGCCGACGGCGACGACGTGGTGCTCACCCTGCGGGGACCCGACGCGGACGACCCCGCCATCGCCCTCCCGGCCGACGCGCTTCCTGCCGCAGACGGGTTCGAGCGCCTGCGCGACGGTGTGCGGATCCTCGGCGCCGCGGTCGCGGCCTACGAAGGCTGACCGCGACTACCGAATCCACCGTTCTGGGCTGAAAAAAGCGCGCCTGGGCACGTAATTTTCAGCCCAGAACGGTGGGGTCAGCCCAGAATCGGGGCTTCAGGCGTTCTTGGGCAGCGACGAGAACGGCGCGGTCTTGTCGTTGTTGGGTTCCTTGGGGAGCCCGAGCACCCGCTCGCCGATGATGTTGCGCTGGATCTGGTCGGTGCCGCCGTAGATCGGGGGTGCCTGTGCGAACAGAGCCGCTTCGGTGACCGCCGGGAGGAACGGGTTGCCCGTGGCGGCGTTCAACGCCGTGCGGTCGGCGTCGCTGTACGCGTGGAGCGTGCCGTACGCGCCGACGATGCGCAGGCTGAGGTCGCGGGTGAGGCGCAAGATGTTGCTCATCGACAACTTCGAGATGTTGGGCATCCCGGGGATGTCGCGGCCGGACATGCGCTCGGCCTTGACCCGCAGGCCGTTGTACTTGCCGATCTCCGACAGCGTGTGGAGGCGGACCAGGTCCTGCCGCACGGTCGCGTCGGAGATGGTGCCGTTGCCCTTGGCCAAGTCGATCAACAGCTTGGCGCCCGACGAAGTGGGCACCGACGGCGCCTGGACCTTGCCGCCCTTGGCCTTGGCGTCCCCGGCGGCCTTGCCGTTGCTGCCGTTGGTGCCGCCGCGGCGGGCGGGACGGGCGCCGACGAAGTCGCCGGCGCGCTTGTCGAGGTTGCCGGCGACGGTGCCGGGCAGGGCGCCTTCACCGGCGCCGCCGCCACCCGCGCCGAGGCCGGCGCGCTCGTGGCCGAGCGTGGTGTTGGCGACCGCCCAGCCGTGACCGCGGTCGCTGATGCGGGCCGAATCGGGCACCCGGGCGTCGGTGAGGAAGACCTCGTTGAACAGCGCCCGACCGGTCATCTCGCGCAGGGGGCGCACCTCGATGCCCGGCTGCAGCATCTCGATGCCGAAGTACGTGATGCCTTGGTGCTTGGGTACGTCGGGGTCGGTGCGGGCCAAGAGCATGCCCATGTCGGCGACCTGCCCACCCGACGTCCACACTTTCTGACCGTTCACGATCCACTCGTCGCCGTCGGGCACGGCCTTGGTCGTGAGCCCGGCGAGATCGGACCCGGCGCCCGGCTCGCTGAACAGTTGGCACCACGCCTTTTGCCCGGTGACGATGTCGCGGACGAACGTGTCGATCTGTTCCTGTGTGCCCTGGTCAGCGATCGTGGGTGCCGCCAGCAGCAGGCCGAGCCCGGCCGGCGCCGCGACCGCGCCGTACCGGCTGATCTCGACGCTCACTCGGACGACGTCGGAACGCTGGAGGCCGCGGCCGTACGCGTTGGTGGGAAGGCCAGGAGCGGACCAGCCACTGGTCCCGAGTCGTTCCCACCACTCGGCCAGCGTGAGGTCGGGATCCCAGTTGTCATCGAGCCAGGCGCGCAGCTCGTCGATCAGCTCGTCGCTGGAAGTGGCGGTGTCGGTGGTCGTGTCGGCCATTGCGGGGCCCCCTGAGATCGCTTGGTCGGCCCCGAAATTCTGCGCATTGACCGCGGGGTCAAGTCAACCCGAGCCGCGCCGACGCAGCCGATCCGTCCGTTTCGGCAGCCACCACGCCACGGCCGCGCACCATGCGGTGGTGAGCACTGCACCGGCCACGATGTCGCTCAACCAGTGCGCGTCGAGCACCAGCAAGGTGGCCGCCATGGCGGCGATCGCAAGGGCCGCGCCGACCGCCGGCCACCAGCGGCGGCGGGTGGTCCACGCCAGGACCGCCAGCGGCACGACCAACGTCGCCATGCCGGAGATGTGACCTGACGGGAACGCAGGTTCACCCCAGTGGCCGCGGGTGCCGGGACGGTTCACCGTGTACTTGAGCACGT
Protein-coding sequences here:
- a CDS encoding acyl-CoA dehydrogenase family protein, which encodes MADTTTDTATSSDELIDELRAWLDDNWDPDLTLAEWWERLGTSGWSAPGLPTNAYGRGLQRSDVVRVSVEISRYGAVAAPAGLGLLLAAPTIADQGTQEQIDTFVRDIVTGQKAWCQLFSEPGAGSDLAGLTTKAVPDGDEWIVNGQKVWTSGGQVADMGMLLARTDPDVPKHQGITYFGIEMLQPGIEVRPLREMTGRALFNEVFLTDARVPDSARISDRGHGWAVANTTLGHERAGLGAGGGGAGEGALPGTVAGNLDKRAGDFVGARPARRGGTNGSNGKAAGDAKAKGGKVQAPSVPTSSGAKLLIDLAKGNGTISDATVRQDLVRLHTLSEIGKYNGLRVKAERMSGRDIPGMPNISKLSMSNILRLTRDLSLRIVGAYGTLHAYSDADRTALNAATGNPFLPAVTEAALFAQAPPIYGGTDQIQRNIIGERVLGLPKEPNNDKTAPFSSLPKNA
- a CDS encoding AAA family ATPase — translated: MRKRLFEREEEIGRLEGLIHHARSGEGGAAFVVGPPGIGKSRLIDEAVALAEYAGLRVLRADAHPGERDFPFGVVHQLFDVVVRGEGGAALLDGPAATARPLFEPEAGVPAHVDDGLYPLLHGLYWLAVNLAQPDPVLLVVDDVQWVDVASLRFLVYLIHRCADSPVVVVLGLRPDADAPDAELLEELGTHRSITILEPRPLSSDAVAELVSGELPDATAEFSEACARSAGGNPFLVVELLHSLPEEVTGSPAEVALVAGLAPRAVVRAVHQRLARLPQATWDLAAAVAVLGGPVDLGLAARVAGHPAEEVTTALDRLITAHVLEQEGGGGLRFVHDVVAQAVLAELAPGRRAELELRAAVAHHERGSAAPQIAAHLLHTPGTSEVWAVDALRETAEQARREGVPDTAVRYLRRAMDEDLADPELRGVVLAELGEAESLLGFDEAVVHLEAAVPLVAGGRRAAVLLALGRAQSMAGHAGAAVRSFAAAAESAVDPDVRAMAEADWALSLMVGRTDVGDVAAGDPSAVPDPDLPEPGASLSAGARASLARVAFGRFRVGAPHAEVVALARRSYDNGRLVADGGARSLATVGLAAVVSWSGELELGLELLDALVADARATGDNMALASATCLRAWLLLEVGRLREALVDIETALEARSFRWAQLDDAATAVAAWIHLAAGDHTTSAEVLATFPDDHARIGLAALVAGARGDLASARGDHGQALGLYRRAGRLLDAAGLHNPAAFPWRSRAAHAAHAIGDDAAVELAREELRLAESIGTSRSLCRARLAMAAVVEPDEALVYAESAATGVDPACVLDQLQALVAEGGALVRVGRRDEGGDRLHDVLATAERIGAQAVAELARRELNAAGFRPRRGARSGVEALTPSERRVTELAAAGRSNREIADLLYVTIKTVEFHLGNAYNKCGVRTRGDLAALLDASPHGDDGQVPSADADRSRADRSGANQPGPGGSGPGLSATGRSRGGESGPGESDGGGSATGGSDGGESGPGHDTLSTPSPRAS